In the Glycine max cultivar Williams 82 chromosome 19, Glycine_max_v4.0, whole genome shotgun sequence genome, CACCCTCGATTTATttcttgaattgtgttttcaaaACTCATAATTAGTAGCATATCAACAACAAGACTCTACCAAATCAGTCTCTAGCTAGTGTGAAACTGAAGAAATGCGAAAATGGTTGAGGGTCATTGACATATCAGTAGCCAATAGTTAAAGTCTATATCTACACCTGACAAAAGTCCACTACTCCAGGCAAGTACGTGGGCTGAGAAAATTAATAGCCCAAAGCCATCCCATCCCATAATCACTGATATATCACaaattcaaaactttgtttagACTAAAAATCCACATAATCGTGTACTTTTTCTTcttgatgatttttaatattttttagttggtTTGTGACCTGTATTAGAACTATTCATCGATATCATTATTAACTTCACTACTAAGTAATTCATGTACATTATATAGAATACACGTGAAAttgtgaaagtaaaaaaaaaaaaattataaggaatagccatttaaaactttttttttaaaatacttaaatatgattttcttgagaaatttcATTATTAAGAAATTTCAGTTTGGAAAAAAGATAACTTAGGAGAGCAATCACAACGGaaattacttttataatttaaaagtaacaaaataaaaataaggacCATATATAACTGTATATGAATCAACAATACCCTTACGGTTATTCAAAAGTGTTAGTCAAGTCTTTTAGTGTCATTTGCTCGATAATTTATATCTTGTTGTATTTTTAATGCTGGTAACATTttactgatttttttatataatttttatcagaCTTATTTTGTGTCTGAACAAGTTATATAGCAACAAATTATAAGCCATTAATTTACTATGACAATCTATTTAAaacatttcacttaaaattttgtggtttctattttttattgccATTACTGTATTTTCCATAAATTTCcggtttgaaaaaaagaaaaaaaaactttaggcTTTGATCAATAAACAATTCAATCAAGTCACCTAATGGCTAATAATACACAGTACATATGGAGAGATAAAGTATGAAGATGGAAGTTAGTCTCAAATCCTTGCTAAAGACTTTAGTAACCCCTGGTTAAGTCAActagaatattttcatttaatttaaattattcctTAAAACTTGCCACTCTCGCAcacacatttttaaaatatcattattaagaaaataatactcTCCTTTGAGCTGATTgttaattactattattataattaaatttagggAAAGTGTTAGATGATTCAAAGTAATATCATTATTAggaaataaaacaataacattaaaaatctttaaatacCGAAAAATCATGCTAATTATAATAagttaaataaagaataatatttattaatgaatttatctcaaaaaaatattgattaatgaattaataaatattactatTGAAAATCATGCTGGGATATATTGATTATTAAtggattaataatatattattattgaaagttttagtgtttttttacaGTAACagttttagtttcttaataaTACTGCTTCTTTCAGTAGTGTAGggataaatttcttaaaaatacttATCAGCATAGTAAAAACAATAACATGGTTACGTGACAGATTTATTAAAAGTGATcggttatattttttaacaaatattagttatcgataaaataaatattatggactaaaaatataattaaaaataataataatgaagaagtagaaataattaattaaaattaaactttcaaaaatttaagttaaactaTTTAACTAAAATACATTGATCTAAATaaacaatatcaaaataaatatgcaaaacTTTCAAAATTCTTTATTGTTTCTTTGTTAAGTAATGgagaaattttatcattttcaaaatttttattattttcaaaatttttattattttttattattttcaacaatattatttaaaaactatccttatgaaaatatgtttcttttaaacaaaaggtagtaatttttttaatagaaaaatatagtaAATGTTTAAAAACTATTCTCATTAAATTTAGCTActgattgttttaaaaaattattttatttcctccACATACATattgtttctcttcttctttatttattatatttttctactaTAAAACTCACAGCACCAATAAAGCCCAAGACTTAGAATTGGGCTATAAgtccaaaccataactgcacagATTGATTTTGGTGGTAATATCAACCTATTTatgaaaaagagtaaaagattAAACATTCACAATCTTTCAACCTACAAGTTCATAGTCTATCTATAACATCAgccaataatagaaaaagagtaaCTGTATCTAATATTCTAATTTCATTGATGTTTCATATGAATTTCCTACCGTCACCCATCATGTATTTAAAGCCACTATCTCGTCATTTTCAGGGAAAGACAACTAAATGTGTAAAGGCACGTGGAAGAGGTAGGTTCATTTTCAAGGCAGCCAACTTAACATTAACAACTAAATGTGTATCTAATAAGACTTGACCCTTTCAGCTAGTAATTGCATTACTAAATATAACTAGTTCCCTATCTTTATATAGCACCAGGCGTAACAATGAATAGTCCCTGTGGGGGTATCTGACAAAATTGGAACTTTCATAGAATGATTAACAGCATGACTCCTCTGCAAGGATGATACGCACACAAAtcgaaaaatgatttaattttttttggatttctcGGTATAGGTGTCTTTCCTTAGTTTGGTTTTCCtgcttctttttatttatttttctgatcTTTGGGGGCATGTGCTTTCTGAAAATAACTCACAATTTGCATATCTTTGAAATGAGGAACCACATGTTATAAGGTTTCATTTTATACAAAAGCTAATAACAAAGAGCAAGTAGAAAATAATAAACAGTAATCAAAGATAACAATGCTCCCGAGGAGCTTTCTATAATGAGAAATTCAATATATACATGTTTGCATATTCACAAAAGGAAAGCTTTATTTATGATAGCCACAAACAATATGGAAGATATTGTTTTTCCAATGTGATTTTTACTGCTTCCTATCAAAAACTCATATCATACCCTAAACCCTTGACTGTACAGAAGAGCCTCTCTCTGATCAGACGAGAATCTGAGACTTTGCAGCATGACGGGAGCATTTGATCCTGCCACTCTTGTGAAGTAAACAAACACATGTCTCAAGAATCTCAAGATCCTCATCCCAGGATAACAAGGAAACCAGTTTAGGATTCTTCAAAAACATCTTAGATGCAAGGTACCCAGCTAAAGTCCAAGTTTGATAAAGCCGGGCCTGTTTGCCAACAAATCTTGCTGAGCGTGTGTCATAATATTCTGGCCATGAATCACATGGCAGCCTTTTCTCAGCCAAAGCAACTGCTTTCTCTGCTAGTTCAGTTCTCTCCATTTTCATGCATGCAAGTGTGAACTGAAGACAATGATGCATTAGGAGGAACCACATCAATATTGAAGCAAAGTTTAGATGTGAAGatcaaaacacaaatattttcaGTAAGGAAAAAAATTTACCTGCCACAGAAGGGTTGGCCAAGACCCACCATTGTGATATGACCAAGGGCTGCATAAATTATGACTGGGGTATTAGTTGAAGACTTAAAACATGTACACCATAGAAGCAATTttgaatacaaaaaatatagtatttttctTAAGGAAAGAACTCATAGACATGCAAAACAACCGAGAGAAATATCAAGGGAAGAGTTTATACGTATTCTTTGGGTCGCTGCCCGTAATTATTCGCCATTCATGATGCTCCAAAGCAGGATAACATATCTTAAGAGGCATTTCCCCAACGAGATCACCCCATTTTGTTTCTATCAGATTCAAAATAGCATTATTCTGTCTTGGGGTGCCCAAAGAGGAAACAACAGACCAAAGATTTCCTAGCATGAAAAACCTGAAATCCATGTGAGCTGGTTGCAGATTCCCTAGCAGATATCCTCCTTCCTCTGGGATCCAATCCATTAGCCACTTAGGGATTTGATCTGGATAGATGTTGAACTTGTTTGTGGCATCCAATGAGTACTCTTCTGTTTTGTACCTGTATATCTCATTTAACTTTCGCATATCCAACCAATAGTATTCTCTGATGTGGAATAATAGTGCACTGAGTCTGTTGTTAATTTCTCCAACCAGATTATTGGATTTTTCATCTTCAGTAACCATCTCACGGGCCGAGCGAAGAGCTGAGTAAAATAAAGCCTGCAAAGTAAAAGCTTACCACATATAAGCTCAACAAAAATGGAGAGATTCTAAGTGAAAAGCAATGGAGACAGAATTCTAAAACCACACCACCTGAATCCAGAGTTACTCTTCTAAAGTTCAACATAGATACATTAATGTTGAGTATATAAACAAAAGTAGGAATACATATAATAAACTAGGGAAAATGCAACTGCTTGAAGTAAAACAAGAATGCATGAATTCCAAATCCTTATAGCACCTAATATAAAACACAAGAATGCTAACATTGCTTATTTACACTCACTTGAATCTCAAGAGGGTGACCATGAATACCCATCCTCCTGTCTATCATGCAAGACCCGTCAGTAACTAACAGGGAAGGAAACATGTCGAAGCCATCCGTTAAACACAAGTTAATGATCATTCTTAAGCCTGTTTGAACATCCAACCTTTCTTGCAAGCTGTAGTCCCCAGTAATCTTTCCATAAGCCCGCAGCAGCGTTATCCACCACAATCCTATCAGAAAACCAAACACCAACGTTTTTTGTGATGTTACTCAAATGACTATTGTTTACAATGCACAAGCAATCTCCCAAATAATTACCCTTTCACAGGCACGTCATAAAGAACAGAAAAACACTAACCTGAATCTACAGGAGCAACACGACCAATAGCTGATTCCCCAAAATCGGGATCTAAAActtcttctgtttttccttgatCAAGTTCCACTGTTTTAACTTTGAAACTAGCAGGCATCAAGCCCTGCCCTGGGCTATAGCAGTCCACTGTTTTCTCCCAACTCTTGCAATTGAACAGGAGAAGGATGCAAGATATTAAGCATCAATAAAAAGAAAGCATGACATGATGGCAAATAAGTAATAGTATCACATTTATTTACAgtttaattaagaataaatcATCAATTTATCCTTGAAGTATTACGCTCCCTCCGAAGTAGAGTTCCTAAAGTAAAAGAATTATATGACTAATCCTTCGAGTATAAGAAATTAAGTTAAGTTGTTccccaaatgttaaaaaaatcatttaaattggTCCTTAAACTTTACTAAAATATATCAACTTAGGGACTAAACTGATGAATATTCAATACTTGGGAGATTACTTAGGCAGGGGGGTAATACTTGGGGGATGAAATTAGtggtttatttgtttaattaaaatgagTCATCTAACTTGTGATATAAATCCATGACCAATAACAAGAACAAGCAACTTCATCTTCATGAAATGCATCCCAAGACAACAAACAAGACCCTGAAGAGTATATGCGTGTttgaaaatttgttgaaaagtaaaaaatcaaatctaattttattgaaggggatgtgaatcatcacattcaagcaggatgaatgaaatgaa is a window encoding:
- the LOC100794258 gene encoding alkaline/neutral invertase A, mitochondrial produces the protein MIAFNLICNCTMKPSPKILIGYKNSTLLARCHHSLAMSMSNYSNPCSINLDHNTMQCPFHTREFGRIMHGNQQVFGLPSSSFGQSRSLSLSATRTAKRGASAIARVDFNFKARDFSGSVGTRASGNNGEMAYVKGGMNVKPIVVESVDNVEEESRLEVGEEDENTENLGGVKNADDEAENVEEETEVEKEAWRLLQEALVTYFDSPVGTVAANDSDSEQSLNYDQVFIRDFIPSALAFLLKGEKEIVKNFLLHTLQLQSWEKTVDCYSPGQGLMPASFKVKTVELDQGKTEEVLDPDFGESAIGRVAPVDSGLWWITLLRAYGKITGDYSLQERLDVQTGLRMIINLCLTDGFDMFPSLLVTDGSCMIDRRMGIHGHPLEIQALFYSALRSAREMVTEDEKSNNLVGEINNRLSALLFHIREYYWLDMRKLNEIYRYKTEEYSLDATNKFNIYPDQIPKWLMDWIPEEGGYLLGNLQPAHMDFRFFMLGNLWSVVSSLGTPRQNNAILNLIETKWGDLVGEMPLKICYPALEHHEWRIITGSDPKNTPWSYHNGGSWPTLLWQFTLACMKMERTELAEKAVALAEKRLPCDSWPEYYDTRSARFVGKQARLYQTWTLAGYLASKMFLKNPKLVSLLSWDEDLEILETCVCLLHKSGRIKCSRHAAKSQILV